The Saccharothrix variisporea genome has a segment encoding these proteins:
- a CDS encoding AAA family ATPase — MKLHRLEVTAFGPYAGREEVDFDLLGADGLFLLHGDTGAGKTTLLDAVAFALFGRVPGARNEAKRLRCDYADRDTVTEVALELTVRGRRFRVVRSPEYDRPKKRGDGFTRQHAKASLTWISGWEGEGHSRVDEVAREVESLLGMTAEQFFQVVLLPQGEFAKFLRAETAEREKLLERLFGTERFVDVERWFRDRRVARGRELERLRLANRDLVQRVAEVAREDVPEDGGDPEWLSSLVKRLAEAEREAAARAAETAAARAAAEAEWRAADELAGRVSRVRGARDALARCSEIEPHRVAWVRERDAARRASVVVPARVAAERLERALASAEAQEAAAARALADLGYAGVWAPPVAPGSGARPPAPGSIVPEGTDKTAAAELRAEGERFREEAGGLTLLAEEARRQREDRRRLGELEKRAATAAERLDKLVVALAEVPDRLAVARAEAEEAALAAARLDAVAAKAVAAREIPAAELAVRTADDARRVAVDAHQRARDVLLQVRKQRLDGMAVELATALRAGHACPVCGSKDHPAPAEPMLNAVTGADEDRAADTEQAAADRRAAAEKALQDAENRLVALREVVGDQDPEELLAEHRAVKSVAAQREPRARALAELERKVEAATVERTALEREVAELTTRHVELSEVVRERADRLEDARGDFPDVTARRAHLLDLADALAGLADRRTAVAECAERLAEQRVEVSRLAAEAGFADVADAVAAVRGEDAVEALETRIRKVEDAKVTAESVLAELSDVDPDVEVDLAAAEQAFRAATASAEQAASVLSAARRDARRAEALAERLAAAWVELEPVEAEYAELAALTDVINGQGQNAKKMTLRTYVLAARLEEVAVAASARLERMSQGRYRFVHSVEAGPRGTRGGLGLDVLDDYSGRQRPTKTLSGGESFLASLALALGLSDVVAAGAVLDTLFIDEGFGTLDADTLELVMTVLDELRAGGRVVGLVSHVEELRQRIPTRLRVRKSRAGSSLEVVA; from the coding sequence GTGAAGCTGCACCGGCTGGAGGTCACCGCGTTCGGCCCCTACGCGGGCCGCGAGGAGGTCGACTTCGACCTGCTGGGCGCGGACGGGCTGTTCCTCCTGCACGGTGACACCGGCGCGGGCAAGACGACGTTGCTGGACGCGGTGGCGTTCGCCCTGTTCGGCCGGGTCCCGGGCGCGCGCAACGAGGCCAAGCGCTTGCGGTGCGACTACGCCGACCGCGACACGGTGACCGAGGTGGCGCTGGAGCTGACCGTGCGCGGGCGGCGGTTCCGGGTGGTGCGCAGCCCCGAGTACGACCGGCCGAAGAAGCGCGGCGACGGGTTCACCCGGCAGCACGCGAAGGCGTCGCTGACCTGGATCAGCGGCTGGGAGGGCGAGGGCCACAGCCGCGTGGACGAGGTGGCGCGCGAGGTGGAGAGCCTGCTCGGGATGACCGCCGAGCAGTTCTTCCAGGTCGTGCTGCTGCCGCAGGGCGAGTTCGCGAAGTTCCTGCGCGCGGAGACGGCCGAGCGGGAGAAGCTGCTGGAGCGGCTGTTCGGGACCGAGCGGTTCGTGGACGTGGAGCGCTGGTTCCGGGACCGGCGGGTGGCGCGCGGGCGCGAGCTGGAGCGGTTGCGGCTGGCCAACCGGGACCTGGTGCAGCGGGTGGCGGAGGTCGCGCGGGAGGACGTGCCGGAGGACGGCGGCGACCCCGAGTGGCTCAGCTCCCTGGTGAAGCGGCTGGCGGAGGCCGAGCGCGAGGCCGCGGCGCGGGCGGCGGAGACGGCTGCGGCGCGTGCGGCTGCCGAGGCCGAGTGGCGTGCGGCGGACGAGCTGGCCGGGCGGGTGTCGCGGGTGCGCGGGGCCCGGGACGCGTTGGCGCGGTGCTCCGAGATCGAACCGCACCGGGTGGCGTGGGTGCGGGAGCGGGACGCGGCGCGGCGGGCGTCGGTCGTGGTGCCGGCCCGCGTGGCTGCCGAGCGGCTGGAGCGCGCTCTGGCGTCCGCGGAGGCCCAGGAGGCCGCCGCGGCTCGCGCGCTCGCCGACCTGGGGTACGCGGGCGTCTGGGCGCCGCCGGTGGCTCCCGGTTCGGGGGCGCGGCCTCCGGCCCCCGGTTCCATTGTCCCAGAGGGGACCGACAAAACCGCCGCCGCGGAGCTGAGAGCGGAGGGGGAGCGGTTCCGCGAGGAGGCCGGCGGGCTGACCTTGTTGGCCGAGGAAGCCCGGCGGCAGCGGGAGGACCGGCGGCGGCTCGGCGAACTGGAGAAGCGCGCCGCGACCGCGGCCGAGAGGCTGGACAAGCTGGTCGTGGCGCTGGCCGAGGTGCCCGACCGGCTCGCCGTCGCCCGCGCCGAGGCGGAGGAAGCCGCGCTGGCCGCTGCCCGGCTCGACGCGGTGGCGGCGAAGGCCGTGGCGGCGCGGGAGATCCCGGCGGCCGAACTCGCGGTGCGGACGGCCGACGACGCCCGTCGGGTCGCGGTGGACGCCCACCAGCGGGCGCGGGACGTCCTGCTCCAGGTCCGCAAGCAGCGCCTGGACGGCATGGCCGTCGAGCTCGCCACCGCCCTGCGCGCCGGCCACGCGTGCCCGGTGTGCGGCTCCAAGGACCACCCGGCCCCCGCCGAACCGATGCTCAACGCGGTCACCGGGGCCGACGAGGACCGTGCCGCCGACACCGAGCAGGCCGCCGCCGACCGCCGGGCCGCCGCCGAGAAGGCGTTGCAGGACGCGGAGAACCGGCTCGTGGCGCTGCGGGAGGTGGTCGGCGACCAGGACCCGGAAGAACTGCTGGCCGAGCACCGGGCGGTGAAAAGCGTTGCCGCGCAACGGGAACCGCGTGCTCGCGCGTTGGCCGAGCTGGAGCGCAAGGTCGAGGCCGCGACCGTCGAGCGGACCGCGCTGGAGCGCGAGGTCGCCGAGCTGACCACCCGGCACGTCGAGCTGTCCGAGGTGGTCCGGGAACGCGCCGACCGCCTGGAGGACGCCCGCGGCGACTTCCCCGACGTCACCGCCCGCCGCGCCCACCTGCTCGACCTGGCCGACGCCCTGGCCGGCCTCGCCGACCGCCGCACCGCCGTCGCGGAGTGCGCGGAACGCCTGGCCGAGCAGCGCGTCGAGGTGTCCCGGCTGGCCGCCGAGGCGGGGTTCGCCGACGTCGCCGACGCCGTGGCCGCGGTCCGGGGCGAGGACGCGGTGGAGGCCCTGGAGACCCGGATCCGGAAGGTCGAGGACGCGAAGGTCACCGCCGAGTCCGTGCTGGCCGAACTGTCCGATGTGGACCCCGACGTCGAGGTCGACCTGGCCGCCGCCGAGCAGGCCTTCCGCGCCGCGACCGCCTCGGCCGAACAGGCCGCGTCCGTCCTGTCCGCCGCTCGCCGGGACGCTCGGCGCGCCGAGGCGTTGGCCGAGCGGTTGGCCGCCGCGTGGGTCGAGCTGGAGCCGGTGGAGGCCGAGTACGCGGAACTGGCGGCGCTGACCGATGTGATCAACGGGCAGGGCCAGAACGCGAAGAAGATGACCCTGCGGACCTACGTGCTGGCCGCCCGGTTGGAGGAGGTGGCGGTCGCCGCGAGCGCCCGGCTCGAGCGCATGAGCCAGGGGCGGTACCGGTTCGTGCACTCCGTGGAGGCCGGCCCGCGCGGGACGCGTGGCGGGTTGGGGTTGGACGTGCTGGACGACTACTCGGGTCGGCAGCGGCCGACCAAGACGTTGTCCGGTGGCGAGTCCTTCCTGGCTTCGTTGGCGTTGGCGCTGGGGCTGTCCGACGTGGTCGCGGCCGGCGCGGTGCTGGACACGCTGTTCATCGACGAGGGCTTCGGCACGCTGGACGCCGACACGCTCGAGCTGGTGATGACGGTGTTGGACGAGCTGCGGGCCGGCGGGCGCGTGGTCGGGCTGGTGTCGCACGTCGAGGAGCTGCGGCAACGCATCCCGACCCGGCTGCGGGTGCGCAAGTCCCGCGCCGGGTCCTCCCTGGAGGTCGTGGCCTGA